In Arthrobacter burdickii, one DNA window encodes the following:
- a CDS encoding thioesterase family protein yields the protein MPDSFYRDLGGGRFESTIHAQGAWNPEEQHMAPISGLLTQCLLDCQPRDGMQLGRLSFDILGMIPGGEFEVSTAVVRPGRTIELLEARMEAGGRTAIVAKAWRLATQDTAAVAAVEDPRMPGPEAAGPHEGMTAWPGGFIRSLEVRVVPGHRPGRGQVWIRNPYPMVEGRTSADVVRLVGMMDAANGIASRVAPGGDSWMFPNVDLQIHLHRPPTGEWLGLDTRVTFGANGVGLTSSVAHDLDGPFGRIEQILTVRKL from the coding sequence GTGCCCGATTCTTTCTACCGTGATCTCGGCGGCGGGAGGTTCGAATCGACGATCCACGCCCAGGGCGCCTGGAACCCGGAAGAGCAGCACATGGCACCGATCTCGGGCCTCCTGACCCAGTGCCTCCTCGACTGCCAGCCGCGGGACGGCATGCAGCTCGGCCGCCTGAGTTTCGACATCCTCGGGATGATCCCCGGCGGTGAATTCGAGGTCAGCACAGCGGTCGTCCGGCCCGGACGGACCATCGAACTGCTCGAGGCACGCATGGAGGCCGGCGGCAGGACCGCCATCGTGGCGAAGGCATGGCGCCTCGCCACCCAGGACACGGCCGCCGTCGCCGCCGTGGAGGACCCGCGGATGCCCGGACCCGAAGCCGCCGGGCCGCACGAGGGCATGACGGCGTGGCCCGGAGGGTTCATCCGGTCCCTGGAGGTCCGGGTGGTACCGGGCCACCGTCCCGGGCGGGGGCAGGTCTGGATACGGAACCCCTACCCGATGGTGGAGGGCAGGACGAGCGCCGACGTCGTGCGCCTCGTGGGCATGATGGACGCGGCCAACGGCATCGCCTCGCGCGTGGCACCCGGTGGCGACAGCTGGATGTTCCCGAACGTCGACCTGCAGATCCACCTCCACCGCCCGCCGACCGGCGAGTGGCTCGGCCTCGATACGCGCGTCACGTTCGGCGCGAACGGTGTGGGACTCACCTCCAGCGTGGCGCACGACCTCGACGGTCCCTTCGGGCGGATCGAGCAGATCCTCACGGTGCGCAAGCTCTGA
- a CDS encoding MDR family MFS transporter, which yields MTSSPPSRVSDATPSRAGAAPSRPAVSPGTASSDTAPSGAVGQGALPARDKLVITILLISAFVVILNETIMGVAIPRLVEDLGITVGAGQWLSTAFMLTMAVVIPVTGYLLQRFTTRPVFMAAMGLFSLGTLIAALAPGFAVLVVGRVVQASGTAIMMPLLMTTVMTLVPPASRGKIMGNISIVISVAPALGPTISGAILSVLDWRWMFWLVLPISLAALVIGSAKMQNVTEPRRSSIDVPSVILSAVAFGGIIYGLSQLGEAAAGSAFPAWIPLVAGIVGLAAFISRQLVLQRRDAALLDLRVFTSGNFTISIVAIAVSMMALFGTIILIPIYVQSVLGLDPLASGLLLLPGGLAMGLLGPVVGRIYDRRGPRVLLVPGALLVSAVFWSMTQVTETTPAQLVLVAHVLLSIGLALMFTPLMTSALGSVRPHLYSHGSAVFGTAQQLAGAAGTALFISVMTLQSTALAADGAAQLPAMAGGIRAAFLYGAVIFLLAVVASFFVRTPQVTGDAPAPVH from the coding sequence ATGACCTCCAGTCCCCCGTCCCGCGTATCAGACGCGACTCCGAGCCGAGCAGGCGCTGCGCCGTCCCGCCCTGCCGTCTCCCCCGGCACTGCCTCCTCTGACACCGCCCCCTCCGGAGCCGTCGGCCAGGGCGCCCTCCCAGCACGCGACAAGCTGGTCATCACCATCTTGCTCATCTCCGCGTTCGTGGTGATCCTCAACGAGACGATCATGGGCGTGGCCATCCCGCGCCTGGTCGAGGACCTCGGCATCACCGTCGGTGCAGGCCAATGGCTGAGCACGGCCTTCATGCTGACCATGGCCGTGGTCATCCCGGTGACCGGCTACCTCCTCCAGCGCTTCACCACGCGCCCGGTCTTCATGGCCGCCATGGGGCTGTTCAGCCTCGGCACCCTCATCGCCGCCCTGGCCCCGGGGTTCGCCGTGCTCGTGGTGGGCCGCGTCGTCCAGGCGAGCGGCACGGCGATCATGATGCCGCTGCTGATGACGACGGTCATGACGCTCGTGCCTCCCGCATCGCGTGGCAAGATCATGGGCAACATCTCGATCGTGATCTCCGTGGCGCCCGCGCTGGGCCCCACCATCTCCGGAGCCATCCTCAGTGTGCTCGACTGGCGCTGGATGTTCTGGCTGGTCCTGCCGATCTCCCTCGCGGCCCTGGTCATCGGATCGGCCAAGATGCAGAACGTCACCGAGCCGCGGCGATCGTCGATCGACGTGCCGTCGGTCATCCTCTCCGCCGTGGCCTTCGGCGGCATCATCTACGGCCTCAGCCAGCTCGGTGAAGCCGCCGCCGGCAGTGCCTTCCCTGCGTGGATCCCCCTGGTCGCCGGCATCGTCGGACTCGCCGCCTTCATCTCCCGCCAGCTCGTGCTGCAGCGCCGGGACGCGGCCCTGCTCGACCTGCGGGTGTTCACGTCCGGCAACTTCACCATCTCGATCGTCGCCATCGCGGTGAGCATGATGGCCCTCTTCGGCACCATCATCCTGATCCCGATCTACGTCCAGAGCGTCCTCGGCCTGGATCCGCTGGCGTCCGGGCTGCTGCTCCTCCCCGGCGGCCTCGCCATGGGCCTCCTCGGCCCCGTCGTCGGCCGGATCTACGACCGCCGGGGGCCACGGGTCCTCCTGGTCCCGGGCGCGCTCCTGGTCAGCGCGGTGTTCTGGTCGATGACCCAGGTCACCGAGACGACCCCCGCGCAACTCGTCCTCGTGGCACACGTCCTGCTCAGCATCGGGCTTGCCCTCATGTTCACACCGCTGATGACCTCGGCCCTCGGGTCTGTCAGGCCGCACCTGTACTCGCACGGCAGCGCGGTCTTCGGAACGGCGCAGCAACTGGCAGGCGCTGCCGGCACCGCGCTCTTCATCTCGGTGATGACCCTCCAGTCGACGGCACTTGCGGCCGACGGCGCCGCGCAGCTTCCGGCGATGGCCGGTGGTATCCGGGCGGCGTTCCTGTACGGGGCGGTCATCTTCCTGCTCGCCGTCGTCGCCTCGTTCTTCGTGCGCACGCCCCAGGTGACCGGGGATGCTCCCGCGCCCGTGCACTAG
- a CDS encoding Rieske 2Fe-2S domain-containing protein, whose product MNILHVMLDGLEHARFLDKVADPIAAAVSKAVKPRMIRNVLSGTAIGHHLHPMMVVIPSGAWSMGSFLDLAGGRSSRKAADLLVGVGILSAVPTAIAGLHDWSDTQEKERRVGLVHAAGNSLALTLYTASAVARARDSRTVGVLLGLGGLGSMLFSAYLGGHLSYANAVNVNRTAGHEAPKDWTRVASDADIAEGGRQMVEANGVPILLLRHGGRLTAMDSVCNHLGGPLQDGPIEDGCITCPWHQSMFRLDDGKNYRGPAAVPQPVYETRVTSDGYIELRQPAS is encoded by the coding sequence ATGAACATCCTGCACGTAATGCTGGACGGACTCGAGCACGCCAGGTTCCTCGACAAGGTCGCCGACCCGATCGCGGCAGCAGTCAGCAAAGCCGTCAAGCCTCGCATGATCCGGAACGTGCTCAGCGGTACCGCCATCGGCCACCACCTCCATCCCATGATGGTCGTCATCCCGTCCGGCGCCTGGAGCATGGGCTCGTTCCTCGACCTCGCCGGCGGCAGGAGCTCCCGCAAGGCAGCCGACCTCCTCGTCGGCGTCGGGATCCTCTCCGCCGTGCCGACTGCCATCGCGGGCCTGCACGACTGGTCCGACACCCAGGAGAAGGAACGCCGCGTGGGTCTCGTCCACGCGGCCGGCAACTCGCTGGCCCTGACGCTGTACACCGCCTCGGCCGTCGCGAGGGCCAGGGACAGCCGCACTGTCGGAGTCCTGCTCGGCCTCGGCGGCCTCGGGTCGATGCTGTTCAGCGCCTACCTCGGCGGGCACCTGAGCTATGCGAACGCCGTCAACGTGAACCGGACCGCCGGGCACGAGGCCCCGAAGGACTGGACGCGGGTCGCCAGCGACGCCGACATCGCCGAGGGCGGGCGGCAGATGGTCGAGGCGAACGGCGTGCCGATCCTGCTGCTGCGCCACGGCGGCAGGCTGACGGCCATGGACAGCGTCTGCAACCACCTCGGCGGGCCACTGCAGGACGGCCCCATCGAGGACGGCTGCATCACGTGCCCGTGGCACCAGAGCATGTTCCGGCTCGACGACGGCAAGAACTACCGCGGGCCCGCTGCCGTGCCGCAGCCCGTCTACGAGACGCGAGTCACCAGTGACGGCTACATCGAGCTGCGCCAGCCGGCGTCCTGA
- a CDS encoding SGNH/GDSL hydrolase family protein has translation MRSSTTTGVLAAPPARPRGSPRVALLSLGLSLALLAGCVSPTSAQTRRALAPPADAPARVSAHAVGEEAPGRNSSESTRATMRARMQPAQLPPGSFARNPVTDRREVVVPDIRRTAVLIGDSQSAGKDNWPQLALRELGYTVRFVGAGGTGFVAANEAGDANYYDSLTRGDWVLPHGDPALVVVEGGGNDAFQGASDGDILAAANALVLELGRTYPSSRMVMIGTLSRSAQDGGGRRHEVDALLAELADKRGIPFVSAGDWLTTHQLKAFLADDVHLGPPGHRRAADLLEQELRTLKLGVAYTSINPLLQWPRERRPLE, from the coding sequence ATGCGCAGCAGCACGACGACCGGAGTTCTCGCGGCTCCGCCGGCACGTCCCAGGGGTTCGCCACGCGTGGCCCTCCTGTCCCTCGGGCTGTCGCTCGCCCTCCTCGCAGGGTGCGTGTCGCCCACCTCGGCGCAGACCCGCCGGGCCCTGGCCCCGCCCGCTGACGCTCCCGCGCGCGTCTCCGCGCATGCTGTGGGCGAAGAGGCCCCGGGTAGGAACTCCAGCGAGTCGACCAGGGCGACGATGCGGGCCCGTATGCAGCCGGCGCAGCTGCCGCCCGGCAGTTTCGCCAGGAATCCCGTGACGGACCGCCGCGAAGTCGTGGTGCCCGACATCCGCCGCACCGCCGTCCTCATCGGGGACTCACAGTCGGCCGGTAAGGACAACTGGCCCCAGCTGGCCCTGCGCGAACTCGGGTATACCGTGCGGTTCGTCGGCGCCGGCGGCACCGGATTCGTTGCCGCGAACGAAGCCGGCGATGCGAACTACTACGACTCACTCACCCGCGGAGACTGGGTGCTGCCGCACGGGGATCCCGCACTCGTGGTCGTGGAGGGCGGAGGCAACGATGCTTTCCAGGGAGCATCGGACGGTGACATCCTTGCCGCCGCCAATGCCCTGGTGTTGGAGCTCGGACGTACGTATCCGTCCTCGCGCATGGTGATGATCGGCACCCTGAGCCGTAGCGCCCAGGACGGCGGGGGGCGCCGGCATGAGGTCGACGCCCTGCTCGCCGAGCTGGCCGACAAGCGCGGCATCCCCTTCGTGTCGGCCGGGGACTGGCTGACCACCCACCAGCTGAAGGCATTCCTCGCCGACGACGTGCACCTCGGCCCTCCGGGTCACCGGAGGGCGGCGGACCTGCTCGAGCAGGAGTTGAGGACCTTGAAGCTGGGTGTCGCGTACACTTCCATCAACCCGTTGCTCCAATGGCCCCGGGAGCGCCGGCCTCTCGAGTAG
- the ypfJ gene encoding KPN_02809 family neutral zinc metallopeptidase: protein MTFNDNVRLDPSRVSDRRGRGRGAAVGGGLGGGLLLILSLIFGPDVVNQLGLEEGSTTTQEQDGGSVDAINACNRGTDANEQLDCRILGTAESLDSFWQPYLDQFGVSYTQPGVVLFTGSTDTGCGTATSAVGPFYCPVDEQTYYDTAFFDELVTRFGSSSGPLAQEYVVAHEFGHHIQNLIGTLGAAQQDPQGAESGGVRVELQADCLAGMWAAHAISVPDPESGLPFLRTFSTTDLQDALSAAASVGDDRIQEAATGQVNPEGWTHGSSEQRQAWFSQGYETGDLRSCDTFAAADLDNP from the coding sequence ATGACTTTCAATGACAACGTCCGCCTGGATCCCTCCCGCGTCAGCGACCGGCGGGGACGGGGACGCGGCGCCGCCGTCGGGGGCGGTCTCGGGGGCGGCCTCCTCCTCATCCTGTCACTGATCTTCGGACCCGATGTCGTGAACCAGCTCGGACTCGAGGAAGGCAGCACGACCACGCAGGAACAGGACGGCGGTTCCGTCGACGCCATCAATGCATGCAATCGCGGCACCGATGCGAACGAGCAGCTCGACTGCCGCATTCTGGGGACGGCGGAGAGCCTCGACAGCTTCTGGCAGCCCTACCTCGACCAGTTCGGCGTCTCGTACACGCAGCCCGGCGTCGTGCTGTTCACGGGCAGCACCGATACCGGCTGCGGCACCGCAACCAGCGCCGTCGGCCCCTTCTACTGCCCCGTCGACGAGCAGACCTACTACGACACGGCGTTCTTCGACGAGCTCGTCACGCGCTTCGGATCCTCCAGCGGCCCACTCGCGCAGGAGTACGTGGTGGCGCACGAGTTCGGGCATCACATCCAGAACCTGATCGGTACCCTCGGCGCCGCCCAGCAGGATCCGCAGGGAGCCGAGTCCGGCGGCGTCCGGGTGGAACTGCAGGCCGATTGCCTCGCCGGCATGTGGGCTGCCCACGCGATATCCGTACCGGACCCCGAGTCCGGCCTGCCGTTCCTTCGGACCTTCTCGACGACCGACCTCCAGGACGCCCTGTCCGCCGCGGCGTCGGTGGGCGACGACAGGATCCAGGAAGCAGCGACCGGACAGGTGAACCCCGAGGGCTGGACGCACGGCTCCAGCGAGCAGCGGCAGGCCTGGTTCTCCCAGGGCTACGAGACCGGCGACCTGAGGTCGTGCGACACCTTCGCCGCAGCCGACCTCGACAACCCCTGA
- a CDS encoding glycosyltransferase, with translation MTDRLAVVVPVFNEPDVARALEALRRQRDGAGLSVYVVDNGSTDDTVQRVERFAADHPDLAVRILSEPQKGTGAACDTGFRAAIADGSTVVARTDGDSEPAEDWATRIRATFSRDATVQLLGGTSLPLRDRYYRWSDDLLMSGALRLLRILMAVAHLDAAYLRFVAGHNMAVRASAYVATGGFERTSIDRRDEDIDFSVRVSHRLGYAAVRIDPQLKVATSMRRVRRYGMGMMGVHHLVPALRGKLIRTIDVR, from the coding sequence GTGACAGACCGGCTTGCCGTCGTCGTCCCCGTCTTCAACGAACCCGACGTGGCCCGTGCTCTCGAGGCACTGCGCCGACAGCGGGACGGCGCGGGCCTCTCCGTCTACGTCGTGGACAACGGCTCCACCGACGACACCGTCCAGCGGGTGGAACGCTTCGCCGCGGACCATCCGGACCTGGCCGTCAGGATCCTCTCGGAGCCGCAGAAAGGCACCGGGGCTGCCTGTGACACGGGGTTCCGGGCCGCGATCGCCGACGGCTCCACCGTGGTGGCCCGGACCGACGGGGACAGCGAGCCGGCGGAGGACTGGGCCACCCGGATCCGTGCCACGTTCTCCCGGGACGCCACCGTGCAGCTCCTGGGCGGCACCAGCCTCCCCCTGCGCGACCGCTATTACCGGTGGAGCGATGACCTGCTCATGTCCGGAGCCCTCAGGCTCCTGAGGATCCTGATGGCGGTCGCCCACCTGGACGCCGCCTACCTGCGTTTCGTCGCCGGCCACAACATGGCGGTCCGCGCGTCCGCCTACGTCGCGACGGGCGGATTCGAGCGGACGTCGATCGATCGACGCGACGAGGACATCGACTTCTCCGTCCGGGTCTCCCATCGCCTCGGCTACGCAGCGGTGCGGATCGACCCGCAGCTGAAGGTAGCTACGTCGATGCGGCGCGTGCGGCGGTACGGGATGGGCATGATGGGCGTCCACCACCTCGTGCCGGCCCTGCGCGGAAAGCTCATCCGCACCATCGACGTGCGCTAA
- a CDS encoding DNA alkylation repair protein: protein MSDPADFIDESLQYESSEERAEDYERRLGTGLEYYGASVGAVRGTVRNAERRYPDLGHDDVTALASELWARPVFERRLASVVLLQSSVRLLRHSDLTRIEGFLRSAHIEDLVDPLAVDVVGPLLLRLPGQDGVRARAVLERWAAADDVWLRRAAVLAHLPAFRAGAGDDAFFRRTVRLVSGAQQGRVRAVEDAVALVRASGAG from the coding sequence ATGAGCGACCCGGCCGACTTCATCGACGAGTCCCTCCAGTACGAGAGCTCGGAGGAGCGCGCGGAGGACTACGAGCGGCGCCTGGGGACCGGCCTCGAGTACTACGGTGCGTCGGTGGGCGCCGTGCGCGGCACGGTCCGCAACGCGGAACGCCGGTACCCGGACCTCGGGCACGACGACGTCACCGCCCTCGCCTCCGAGCTGTGGGCCCGCCCGGTCTTCGAGCGCCGCCTGGCGTCCGTGGTGCTGCTGCAGTCATCGGTGCGCCTCCTGCGCCACTCCGACCTGACGCGCATCGAGGGTTTCCTCCGGTCCGCGCACATCGAGGACCTCGTGGACCCGCTTGCCGTCGACGTCGTCGGACCCCTGCTTCTCCGCCTTCCGGGACAGGACGGCGTCCGCGCCCGCGCGGTCCTGGAGCGGTGGGCGGCGGCGGACGACGTGTGGCTGCGCCGCGCCGCCGTCCTGGCGCACCTGCCCGCCTTCCGGGCGGGGGCGGGGGACGACGCCTTCTTCCGGCGCACCGTCCGGCTGGTCTCGGGGGCGCAGCAGGGCCGGGTGAGGGCCGTCGAGGACGCGGTGGCCCTGGTGCGGGCGAGCGGTGCAGGCTAG
- a CDS encoding CPBP family glutamic-type intramembrane protease, which translates to MVPAALVSLAGFTLFALHQPLIGYPLLLVALVLALLVSRVLFRDLLLVAFGVAVMSLVPITTDISPAHMGVMGTAMILAVGVPYAVSRFAYRDHAITFPVRTGQRWSRAERWYLPAVVVMGYVLLPVYMLSTGVYRNWPAASEPDDVVRLFVGTNGLGIWDELFFICTVFALLRRHLPMAQANVLQAVLFTSFLWELGFHAWAPVFIFPFALLQAFIFTRTRSLSYIVCVHLLFDLVLFLVLLHAHNRAWIDIFVY; encoded by the coding sequence CTGGTGCCGGCAGCGCTGGTGTCCCTCGCGGGCTTCACCCTGTTCGCGCTCCATCAGCCGCTGATCGGATATCCGCTGCTGCTGGTGGCCCTCGTGCTGGCCCTCCTCGTCTCCAGGGTGCTGTTCCGGGACCTCCTGCTCGTGGCGTTCGGCGTGGCGGTCATGAGCCTGGTCCCGATCACCACCGACATCAGCCCCGCGCACATGGGCGTCATGGGCACGGCGATGATCCTCGCCGTCGGCGTCCCCTACGCCGTCTCCCGCTTCGCCTACCGGGACCATGCCATCACCTTCCCGGTCCGGACCGGCCAGCGGTGGAGCCGCGCCGAGAGGTGGTACCTGCCCGCCGTCGTCGTGATGGGCTACGTGCTGCTCCCCGTCTACATGCTCTCCACCGGCGTGTACCGCAACTGGCCCGCGGCCTCGGAACCGGACGACGTCGTGCGCCTGTTCGTCGGCACCAACGGGCTCGGCATCTGGGACGAGCTCTTCTTCATCTGCACCGTCTTCGCGCTCCTGCGCCGCCACCTGCCGATGGCACAGGCCAATGTGCTGCAGGCCGTGCTCTTCACCTCCTTCCTCTGGGAGCTCGGCTTCCACGCCTGGGCGCCGGTGTTCATCTTCCCGTTCGCACTGCTGCAGGCCTTCATCTTCACGAGGACGCGGTCCCTCTCCTACATCGTCTGCGTCCACCTGCTGTTCGACCTCGTCCTGTTCCTCGTCCTCCTCCACGCGCACAACCGCGCGTGGATCGACATCTTCGTCTACTGA
- a CDS encoding ribonuclease Z — protein sequence MRELVILGTASQVPTRTRNHNGYFLRWEREGILFDPGEGTQRQMTLAGVAASRITRICLTHVHGDHCFGLPGVLSRMVLDGVASPVHLHYPASGEDVVRALVSLATPGLDLQLHPHGEAGPIAPGIDVQPLRHRIEAYGYRVTEPDGRTFLPERLAALGIAGPDVGRLQREGSLGDVRLEDVSVHRPGRRFAFVMDTAVCDGAVALAGGADLLVMESTFSDDDAALADQYLHLTAGQAGALAGDGGAGTLVLTHFSSRYDDVAVLADQARAAAGSALVIAASDLDRIAFPPRRASAA from the coding sequence ATGCGTGAGCTCGTCATTCTCGGCACGGCGTCCCAGGTGCCCACCCGGACCCGCAACCACAACGGGTACTTCCTGCGGTGGGAGCGCGAGGGCATCCTGTTCGATCCCGGCGAGGGCACCCAGCGCCAGATGACCCTTGCCGGCGTCGCGGCGAGCCGCATCACCAGGATCTGCCTGACCCACGTCCACGGCGACCACTGCTTCGGCCTGCCCGGCGTGCTGTCCCGGATGGTGCTCGACGGCGTCGCCTCCCCCGTCCACCTCCACTACCCCGCGTCCGGCGAGGACGTGGTTCGCGCACTGGTCTCCCTCGCGACACCGGGGCTCGATCTGCAGCTTCATCCCCACGGTGAGGCGGGTCCGATCGCTCCCGGGATCGACGTGCAGCCGCTGCGGCACCGCATCGAAGCCTATGGCTACCGGGTGACCGAGCCCGACGGACGGACGTTCCTTCCCGAGCGTCTCGCGGCCCTCGGCATCGCCGGGCCGGACGTGGGACGCCTGCAGCGCGAGGGCAGCCTGGGCGACGTGCGGCTGGAGGACGTGAGCGTGCATCGCCCGGGGCGCCGCTTCGCCTTCGTCATGGACACGGCGGTGTGCGACGGCGCTGTCGCGCTCGCGGGAGGCGCCGATCTCCTGGTCATGGAGAGCACTTTCAGCGACGACGACGCGGCGCTCGCCGACCAGTACCTCCACCTCACCGCGGGCCAGGCCGGTGCTCTCGCGGGCGACGGCGGGGCAGGCACACTCGTGCTGACGCACTTCTCGTCGCGGTACGACGACGTCGCGGTGCTGGCGGACCAGGCGAGGGCAGCAGCAGGTTCCGCGCTGGTCATCGCGGCGTCGGACCTGGACCGTATCGCGTTTCCTCCGCGCCGCGCTTCCGCCGCGTGA
- a CDS encoding VOC family protein, giving the protein MTSLEWKLEVIVLPSSDIDRSIKFYRDQIGFVLDHDVSPAPGVRIVQLTPRGSSCSVVVMEGMGSDGSPPISGLQLVVRDVESARSELLERGVDVAPVTRMGDGDASAFIYFSDPDGNGWAVQEIRNRSDWLS; this is encoded by the coding sequence ATGACCTCGCTGGAATGGAAACTCGAAGTGATCGTCCTGCCCAGCAGCGACATCGACCGCTCGATCAAGTTCTACCGGGACCAGATCGGTTTCGTCCTGGACCATGACGTGTCCCCCGCGCCGGGGGTCCGGATCGTCCAACTCACACCCAGGGGATCATCCTGCTCCGTGGTGGTCATGGAGGGAATGGGTTCTGATGGAAGCCCACCCATCTCCGGCCTTCAGCTCGTGGTGCGGGATGTCGAGTCAGCCCGCTCGGAGTTGCTGGAGCGGGGAGTCGACGTCGCTCCCGTCACCAGGATGGGAGACGGCGACGCGTCCGCTTTCATCTACTTCTCGGATCCGGACGGCAACGGATGGGCCGTGCAGGAGATCCGGAACCGTAGCGACTGGCTCAGCTAG
- a CDS encoding alpha/beta fold hydrolase, whose translation MKQNTDITTVAEVPSADGTLISYERIGTGPSVVLVDGAFCGRSFGPARKLAEELASSFTVFFYDRRGRGGSGDTQPYAVQREIEDLAAVMTAAGGNPYVYAISSGAALALETAASGIPIRKLAIFEAPYTGIGMVDGVPVDHAARLEQMLADNRRGAMVSYFLVKMIGLPAFVPLMLHIMPGVWKHQTAAAGTLPYETRVTNNFAAPLERLATIPVPTRVMVGGKAAPAVAAAQRTIAETIPGADHRILDGQTHQVSEKAVSPHLIEFFTD comes from the coding sequence ATGAAGCAGAACACGGACATCACGACCGTTGCAGAAGTTCCGTCGGCGGACGGAACACTGATCTCGTACGAGAGGATCGGAACCGGACCGAGCGTGGTCCTGGTGGACGGGGCGTTCTGCGGCCGCTCCTTCGGACCCGCGCGCAAGCTTGCCGAAGAACTGGCCTCGTCGTTCACCGTGTTCTTCTACGACCGTCGCGGCCGCGGCGGGAGCGGCGACACGCAACCCTACGCAGTGCAGCGGGAGATCGAGGACCTTGCCGCGGTCATGACCGCGGCCGGCGGAAACCCCTATGTGTACGCCATCTCCTCCGGCGCCGCGCTGGCGCTCGAAACGGCCGCCTCGGGTATCCCGATCCGTAAACTGGCGATCTTCGAAGCACCCTACACCGGCATCGGAATGGTCGACGGGGTTCCCGTGGACCACGCGGCCCGCCTCGAGCAGATGCTCGCCGACAACAGGCGCGGAGCGATGGTGTCCTACTTCCTGGTCAAGATGATCGGCCTCCCGGCCTTCGTTCCGCTGATGCTGCACATCATGCCCGGAGTCTGGAAACACCAGACCGCAGCTGCCGGCACCTTGCCGTACGAGACGAGGGTTACCAACAACTTCGCTGCCCCGCTCGAGCGGCTGGCCACGATCCCGGTGCCGACGCGGGTCATGGTCGGCGGAAAAGCAGCTCCCGCCGTGGCTGCAGCCCAACGGACGATCGCAGAGACGATTCCAGGGGCCGACCACCGCATCCTCGACGGCCAGACCCACCAGGTCTCCGAGAAGGCGGTCTCACCGCACCTCATCGAATTCTTCACCGACTGA
- a CDS encoding SRPBCC family protein → MSTKVEKRILVNVPVSVAYNQWTQFEEFPHFMGGVKSITQLDDERQTWVAEIGGVRRQWEARILEQVPDTRVSWAATEGATNAGSVSFEDLGGGQTQINLVLEYEPEGLVEKIGDKLNVVENQAEADLERFKAFIEDEGYATGAWRGSVGAGSTVGQPGVEAAAASRGDSGKAGVSGKVAAGVGLAAAAAVAGVAASKKSSEKTEDVSADVTITPADGGAPEVYTGPDDSLSPSTTETLHPVDETDASVTDRNRTTGGAL, encoded by the coding sequence ATGAGCACGAAGGTTGAAAAGAGAATCCTCGTCAACGTGCCGGTGAGTGTGGCCTACAACCAGTGGACCCAGTTCGAGGAGTTCCCCCACTTCATGGGCGGGGTCAAATCGATCACGCAGCTCGATGACGAGCGCCAGACCTGGGTGGCGGAGATCGGCGGCGTTCGTCGCCAGTGGGAGGCGCGGATCCTGGAGCAGGTGCCGGACACACGGGTGTCATGGGCCGCGACCGAAGGTGCCACGAATGCTGGTTCGGTGTCCTTCGAGGACCTCGGGGGCGGGCAGACGCAGATCAACCTCGTGCTCGAGTACGAGCCGGAGGGCCTGGTCGAGAAGATCGGCGACAAACTCAATGTCGTGGAGAACCAGGCCGAGGCAGACCTGGAACGGTTCAAGGCGTTCATCGAGGACGAGGGGTATGCGACGGGCGCCTGGCGTGGGTCCGTAGGAGCGGGCTCCACCGTCGGTCAGCCCGGCGTGGAAGCTGCTGCGGCGTCCCGCGGGGACAGCGGTAAGGCCGGAGTGTCCGGCAAGGTCGCCGCGGGCGTCGGCCTGGCAGCTGCAGCAGCAGTTGCCGGTGTTGCCGCGAGCAAGAAGAGCTCCGAGAAGACCGAGGACGTCTCAGCAGATGTCACCATCACCCCCGCCGATGGTGGCGCCCCCGAGGTCTACACCGGCCCGGATGACAGTCTCTCCCCGAGCACCACGGAAACGCTCCACCCCGTGGACGAGACCGACGCTTCCGTGACCGACAGGAACCGCACGACAGGCGGGGCGCTCTAA
- a CDS encoding YegP family protein, protein MAGRFEIYHDDGEKFRFRLTGDDGATLVTSEPYDDKDTAVAGINGIRDCAASALIADLTLGQRT, encoded by the coding sequence GTGGCAGGACGATTTGAGATCTATCACGACGACGGGGAGAAATTCCGGTTCCGGCTCACGGGAGACGACGGGGCCACCCTGGTGACGAGTGAGCCCTACGACGACAAGGACACCGCGGTGGCGGGCATCAACGGGATCCGGGACTGTGCCGCTTCGGCACTGATCGCCGACCTGACACTGGGACAGCGGACCTGA